In the Streptobacillus moniliformis DSM 12112 genome, one interval contains:
- the ruvX gene encoding Holliday junction resolvase RuvX, which produces MKIYLGLDIGDVRIGVAKSDGLAMFASSYEVIDRNITDPFERIKEIINSEKVIALVLGLPKTKDGQNSIQVEKIERFVSELKLFIPENLPIHYIDERYTTKEAEYYLKNFSKKNGKERRKVVDMVAAQIILQNFLDKYRGKI; this is translated from the coding sequence ATGAAAATATATCTAGGTTTAGATATTGGAGATGTAAGAATAGGTGTTGCTAAATCTGATGGACTTGCAATGTTTGCTTCAAGTTATGAAGTAATAGATAGAAATATAACAGATCCATTTGAAAGAATAAAAGAGATAATAAATAGTGAAAAAGTAATAGCTCTTGTATTAGGTTTACCTAAAACAAAAGATGGGCAAAATTCAATACAAGTTGAAAAAATAGAAAGATTTGTTTCTGAATTAAAACTATTTATACCTGAAAATCTTCCAATACATTATATAGATGAAAGATACACAACTAAAGAGGCAGAATATTATTTGAAAAACTTTTCAAAAAAAAATGGTAAAGAAAGAAGAAAAGTTGTAGATATGGTTGCAGCTCAAATAATATTACAAAATTTTTTAGATAAATATAGAGGAAAAATATAG
- the alaS gene encoding alanine--tRNA ligase, producing the protein MTGNELRKSFIEFFKSKEHKHFESASLIPDDKTLLLTVAGMVPFKSFFLGEKKAPYNRITTYQKCIRTNDLENVGVTPRHHTFFEMLGNFSFGDYFKRESIKWSWEYITEILKLDPNRLYVSVYLTDDEAYDIWTKEVGVPEDHMVRLGDDDNWWAAGEIGSCGPCSEIYYDTQIMGENNEEINSKPGDEGNRFLEIWNLVFTEWNRLEDGSLVPLPEKNIDTGAGLERIASVVQNKSNNFETDLFIPIIENIKEVLSIKEEEISTSVKIIADHLKASTFLICDGVLPSNEGRGYILKKLIRRAYGAGAIENREIFNKSLTFLHNIVDSIIDNMKEAYIELDEKREYIKNIIKSEEDKFSRTLKSGTEILFEEIKKCKSENISKLPSDVSFKLYDTYGFPFEFTRLIVENNKMIVSEDEFNQKLEEQVKRSQDSRVKNSDMIKDEFIDKFYKENGKTLFTGYDTLNDEAKVLHIKNLENELYEVIFNRTPFYAEGGGQIADKGVIKYDNKVIAEVKDVIKKSDVFIHYISGEELKFDIEYILEVDKKRRNDIKKNHTATHLLHKVLKDVLGSAVEQAGSLVSDDGLRFDFSYYEQVSQEQVNIIENKVNELILENLPVYINYENINDAVKKGAMALFSDKYGDVVRVIDISGVSLELCGGTHVSSTGEIGLFKIKSEQGKASGIRRIEATTGYKSLEYVHNLEKDIQDISNKFKTSPVNLIPAINKYREEVKVQENTIKELQRRLVKFEINDLTNEAIDINGVKVLVKSFKDKDVNELKDLVDRAKEILKSCVILFGSNNEKAIFVSGVTKDLINKYHAGNIVKNAATIADGNGGGRPDFAQAGGKDGNKVKEALEKTLEYIKGI; encoded by the coding sequence ATGACTGGAAATGAATTAAGAAAAAGCTTTATTGAGTTTTTTAAATCTAAAGAGCACAAACATTTTGAAAGTGCATCCCTAATACCAGATGATAAAACATTATTATTAACAGTTGCTGGTATGGTACCTTTTAAATCATTTTTCTTAGGTGAAAAAAAAGCACCATATAATAGAATAACTACATATCAAAAATGTATAAGAACTAACGACTTAGAAAATGTTGGAGTTACACCAAGACACCATACTTTCTTTGAAATGTTAGGTAATTTTTCTTTTGGAGATTATTTTAAAAGAGAATCAATTAAATGGTCTTGGGAATACATAACTGAAATATTAAAATTAGATCCAAACAGATTATATGTATCTGTTTATTTAACAGATGATGAAGCATATGATATATGGACTAAAGAAGTTGGAGTGCCAGAAGATCACATGGTAAGACTAGGTGATGATGATAACTGGTGGGCAGCAGGAGAAATAGGTTCTTGTGGTCCTTGTTCTGAAATATATTATGATACTCAAATTATGGGAGAAAATAATGAGGAAATAAATTCTAAACCTGGTGATGAGGGTAATAGATTCTTAGAAATTTGGAATCTAGTATTTACTGAATGGAATAGACTTGAAGATGGATCGCTTGTCCCACTTCCAGAAAAAAATATTGATACAGGAGCAGGTCTTGAAAGAATAGCTTCAGTTGTGCAAAATAAGAGTAATAATTTTGAAACTGATTTATTCATTCCAATTATTGAAAATATTAAAGAGGTTTTAAGTATAAAGGAAGAAGAAATTTCAACTTCAGTTAAAATAATTGCTGATCATCTAAAAGCTTCAACTTTCTTAATTTGTGATGGAGTATTACCTTCTAATGAAGGACGTGGATACATACTTAAAAAATTAATTAGAAGAGCTTATGGTGCTGGAGCTATTGAAAATAGAGAAATTTTCAATAAATCTCTTACTTTCTTACATAATATAGTTGACTCTATCATAGATAATATGAAAGAAGCATATATAGAACTTGATGAAAAAAGAGAATATATTAAAAATATTATAAAATCAGAAGAAGATAAGTTCTCAAGAACATTAAAATCTGGAACTGAAATATTATTTGAAGAAATAAAAAAATGTAAATCAGAAAATATAAGTAAATTACCAAGTGATGTATCATTTAAACTTTATGATACTTATGGATTCCCATTTGAATTTACAAGATTAATAGTTGAGAACAACAAAATGATAGTTTCAGAAGATGAATTTAATCAAAAATTAGAAGAACAAGTTAAAAGATCTCAAGATTCAAGAGTAAAAAATTCTGATATGATTAAAGATGAATTTATTGATAAATTCTATAAAGAAAATGGTAAAACTCTATTTACAGGATATGACACTTTAAATGATGAGGCAAAAGTATTACATATTAAAAATTTAGAAAATGAATTATATGAAGTAATATTTAATAGAACTCCATTTTATGCTGAAGGTGGAGGACAAATAGCCGATAAAGGTGTAATTAAATATGATAATAAGGTCATAGCAGAAGTTAAAGATGTAATTAAAAAATCTGATGTATTTATACACTATATCTCAGGTGAAGAACTTAAATTTGATATAGAATACATTTTAGAAGTTGATAAAAAAAGAAGAAATGACATCAAAAAGAATCATACTGCAACACATCTTTTACATAAAGTATTAAAAGATGTACTAGGAAGTGCTGTAGAACAAGCTGGTTCACTTGTTAGTGATGATGGCTTAAGGTTTGACTTTTCATATTATGAGCAAGTAAGTCAAGAACAAGTTAATATAATTGAAAATAAAGTAAATGAATTAATTTTAGAAAATCTACCTGTATACATTAATTATGAAAACATTAATGATGCAGTTAAAAAAGGTGCTATGGCATTATTCAGTGATAAATATGGCGATGTTGTAAGAGTTATTGACATTTCAGGTGTGTCCTTAGAACTTTGCGGAGGAACTCATGTATCTTCTACTGGTGAAATTGGATTATTTAAAATAAAGTCTGAACAAGGAAAAGCTTCTGGTATAAGAAGAATAGAAGCTACAACAGGATATAAGAGTTTAGAATATGTTCATAACTTAGAAAAAGATATACAAGATATTTCAAATAAATTTAAAACTTCTCCTGTTAATCTAATTCCTGCTATAAATAAATATAGGGAAGAAGTAAAGGTTCAAGAAAATACTATTAAAGAATTACAAAGAAGATTAGTTAAATTTGAAATTAATGATTTAACTAATGAAGCTATAGATATTAATGGCGTAAAAGTATTAGTTAAATCATTTAAAGATAAAGATGTAAATGAATTAAAAGATTTAGTAGATAGAGCTAAGGAAATCCTTAAATCATGTGTTATCTTATTTGGTTCTAATAATGAAAAAGCAATATTTGTTTCAGGTGTTACTAAAGATTTAATTAATAAATATCATGCAGGAAATATAGTTAAAAATGCTGCTACCATTGCTGATGGTAATGGTGGAGGAAGACCAGATTTTGCACAAGCTGGTGGAAAAGATGGAAATAAAGTAAAAGAAGCATTAGAGAAAACTTTAGAATACATAAAAGGTATATAA